From the Myripristis murdjan chromosome 14, fMyrMur1.1, whole genome shotgun sequence genome, one window contains:
- the LOC115371017 gene encoding osteocalcin 2a-like, with the protein MAVNLPTLTVCLLGTVILIRAATANTSASTPGASAASEPPPPQPDGSTADPDSATPISTEASSDSSATSDSSDSSATSATSTPSSSPPLEEPSEGLSPGEIAAITIGSIAGSAAVGGGIFAALKFTGKV; encoded by the exons ATGGCTGTGAATCTTCCCACGCTGACAGTTTGCCTGCTTGGCACAG TAATCCTCATCAGAGCTGCAACAGCAAACACTTCTGCATCAACCCCAGGAGCTTCCGCCGCCTCCGAACCTCCACCTCCGCAGCCCGATGGCTCCACTGCAGACCCCGACAGCGCCACGCCCATCAGCACAGAGGCCTCCTCGGACTCCTCGGCCACCTCGGACTCCTCGGACTCCTCAGCCACCTCGGCCACCTCGACCCCCAGCTCCAGCCCGCCACTGGAGGAGCCCTCAGAGGGTCTTTCACCCGGCGAGATAGCTGCCATCACCATCGGCAGCATCGCCGGTTCAGCTGCTGTGG GTGGCGGGATCTTCGCTGCACTGAAGTTCACCGGGAAGGTTTAG